Within Solirubrobacterales bacterium, the genomic segment ACCGGGATCCACCTCCTGCTGGCAACCCAGCGCCCCTCGACCGACATCATCACCGGGACGATCAAGGTGAATATCCCCTCCCGGATCGCGTTCGCGGTCTCATCCCAGACCGATTCCCGGGTGATTCTCGACCAGGGCGGCGCCGAAGCGCTGCTCGGCAAGGGCGACATGCTGTACCGGGGGCCGGGAACCTCGAAGCTGGCCCGGATCCAGGGGGCGTTCGTGGATGAGGAGGAGATCGCGAGGATCACCGATCACTGGTCGGCCCAGGGGGAGCCCGAGTTCGCCCAGGAGTTGTTGAGTGAGAGGGAACCCGCCCGTGAAGAGACCTCCGAGTCCGATTTCGATCCGGATCAGGACGATCTGCTGGACGAAGCAATCCAGCTCGTGGTGGATACCGAAACCGCTTCGGTCTCGATGATCCAGCGGCGGCTGCGGGTCGGATATACCCGGGCGGGAAGACTGGTCGACATGCTGGAACGGCGGGGGGTGATCTCCGGGTACGAAGGATCCAAGCCACGCCAGGTCCTGATCACGGCCGCCGATCTGCCCCGGGTTCTGGGGGGAGGCAGTGGGTCAGGTGCGACGGAAGCGCCCGGGACCGCTGACCCTGCCGGACCCGATCCGGCTGAGCCGGGCCCCACGGCTGCAGATCCGGAAAGTCCGGACGAGGATGCTCACGGTTCGGACGGATAGATTCAGTAGGTGATGATTCGAACCACCCGTCGGCGACGATGAACGAGGGACTTCCCGGGACCGACCAGACGGTGAAGGCCGGCATCCTGGTGACCGGAACCGAGGTTCTTCAGGCGACGATCCGGGACGAGAACGGCCCCTGGCTTTCGGAACGACTCGCCGGCCTCGGGATCGAGCTGGTCGCGACCGTGGTTGTCGCCGACCACCGGGAGGCGGTTGCTCATGCCCTCGGCCAGTTTGCCGGGCTCGGAGCCGACCTGGTGATCACCACCGGCGGGCTTGGTCCGACCGCGGACGACCTGACCGCCGAGGTCGTTGCCGACTTCTGCCGTAGGCCACTCGCGCTCGATCCGGCCATGGAAAACAGGATCGGGGAGATCCTGGCCCGTTTCGCCCGGTCGTCGCCCGCTGCGGTTGATCGGGCAGCCCTCGATGCCGCCAACCGCAAGCAGGCGCTTGTGCCGACCGGAGCGGTCGCTCTCGATCCGGTTGGCACCGCGCCAGGGCTGATCGTTCCCCCGCGATCGGGCGGAGGCCCGCTGGTGCTGGTGCTGCCCGGGCCGCCGCGGGAACTGCGACCGATGTGGGAGGCCGCGCTGGAAGAACCCCTGATGCGGGATCTGATCGGCCGCGCCTCGCCCCTCCACAGTCGCCATCTCCGGATGTTCGGAACTCCGGAATCGGAGTTGGCCATGGCCCTGCGGGAGATCGAAGCGGACGGGACCTCGCTCGAGCCGCTCGAGGTGACGACCTGCCTCAGGCGGGGGGAGGTCGAGATCGATATCCGCTACCGGCCCGGCGGGGAGGAATCCGTGACAGCCCTGACCTCGGCTCTCGCCGCGCGTTTCCCGCGAACTCTCTACAGCCGGGACGGGACGACCATCGACCGGATCGTCGCCGACCTGCTCGGGGGACATCGCCTCGCGGTCGCCGAGTCGTGCAGCGCCGGCCTGTTGGCGGCACGGGTCACCGACCTGCCCGGAGCTTCCGCGTACTTTGCCGGAGGGGTCGTCTCCTACTCGAATCGGGCCAAGCAGGACCTGCTCGGAGTCGACCCGGGGTTGATCGCCCGTGAAGGGGCGGTCTCCGAGGAGGTCGCCCGGGCGATGGCAGTGGGGGCGCTGGATCGCTTCGACGCCGACGTTGCGGTGGCGATCACCGGGATTGCCGGTCCGGACGGCGGCAGCGAAGAAAAGCCGGTCGGCCTGGTTCATTTCAATGCCCGCACCGCCGACGGCAGGGAGAAGGCCGCGGCACCGGTCATCCCGGGCGGTCGGAACGACGTCCGGGAACGCGCCGCCCTGGTGGCGATGCATCTGCTCCGGTGGTTGCTCGGCGGTTCCGGAACCCGGGCGGCCCCGCCGGAGTGATCCGACGTTTGATCCTTTCGGGACACTTCCGTGGCTGAAGCTTTACCCCCGGCGGGCCATGTGTGAGCAGGTCGGAGCAAGGATTGATCCGGACGGAAGGATCCGTTTTCCGTCCGGCCCGGGACGTATGGTTCCAGCACGAACTTGTGTTCGGGTGAACGACACGGACAAGCAAGGCTGCCCGGCGAGGGCAGGGATTGGCGGAACAGATGAGTGGCAAGCGATCGAACGACATGGAGCCGGCAACCGAGAAGGAGGCCAAGGCCCGGACCGCGGCACTCAATGCCGCCCGCAGCCAGATCGAGAAGCAGTTCGGGACCGGCCTGCTGATGAAGTTGGGGGATCAGGCCGCGAAGAACGTCGAGTCAATCTCGACCGGCGCCCTGCCGCTCGACATCGCACTCGGGGTCGGCGGAATCCCTCGTGGGCGGATCGTGGAGATTTACGGTCCTGAGTCTTCGGGCAAGACCACCCTCGTCTACCACATCATCGCGGAAGCCCAGAAGCGGGGTGGCGTGTGTGCCTTCGTCGATGCGGAACACGCGATCGATCCGATCTATGCCCGGCGGATCGGGGTGAACACGGATGAACTGCTGGTTTCCCAGCCGGATTACGGGGAGCAGGCACTCGAGATCGTGGACGTCCTGACCCGCTCCGGAGCGGTGGACGTGGTTGCAGTGGACTCCGTGGCCGCGCTGACCCCGCGGGCCGAACTGGAAGGACAGATGGGAGAGGTAACCGTCGGTCTTCAGGCGAGGCTGATGTCCCAGGCGCTTCGGAAGCTGGCTGGAAACCTGAACCGGGCCAACACACTCTGCCTCTTCACCAATCAGATCCGGGAGAAGATCGGAGTTTCCTTCGGCTCCCCGGAAACCCAGCCCGGAGGCCGGGCGTTGAAGTTCTACTCCTCGCAGCGGCTCGATATCCGGCGGATCGAGACCCTCAAGGACGGAACCGAGGCGGTCGCCAACCGGGTCCGGGTGAAGGTGGTGAAGAACAAGGTGGCCGCACCGTTCAAGCAGGCCGAGTTCGACATCGAGTACGGCTTGGGGATCTCGCGGGAAGGCAGCCTGATCGATCTCGGGATCGAACATGACCTGGTTCAGAAGTCGGGATCCTTCTTCTCCTACGGTGAGACCAGGCTTGGCCAGGGACGCAACAACTCGAAGCAGTTTCTCGCCGAGAATCCGGACATCGCACTCGAGATCGAGACTCGAATCCTCGGGAAGCTCGGGATCTCCCGGGACGGAGAGCCGATCACCGACAGCAGCGCGGATGAGAACGGGAAGGATTCCGTGAAACCGGTGCTGAAGGAAGCGGCCCGAACTGAACGCAAAGCCGCCTGAAAAGGAGCTGCTGGCCCGCGCCCTGGCGGCGATCGGACGGAAGGAGCGGACCGAGGCCGAAATGCGGGTCTGGCTGGCCGAACGCGAGGATGACCCGGAACTGGTCGAGCAGACAGTCCGGTTTCTGACCGAGAACCTGGCGCTCGATGACGTGCGTTTCAGCCGGGTGTTTGCCGATGACAAACGGGACCTCGCCGGCTGGGGCGCACGCCGAATCGAAACCACCCTGCGGGAGCGCGGAATTGCCCCGGAGCTGGCGCGGGAGGTGGCCTCCGGACCGGGTGAAAGCGAAGTTGACCGAGCGGTGCGGGTCCTGGCGGAACGCGGCAGTCAGGTCGACTCCGACCGGGAACGGGGGCGGGCCCTCGGTCTTCTGGCGAGGAAGGGCTACTCCGCGGAGGATGCCTACGCGGCGATCCGCCGTCTGAGAAACGCCGCCTGACCGCAAGATCCGGGGATAGGATCCCGGCATCGTGTCACCGGGTTTCTTCAGATCACTGTTTCAGCGGTCGGACGACGACCGGGCCGGGACCGGGGACGACCCTCCGGAGCCGGTCCGTAACGACGCCCACGCCGTTCGGCTCGCGGAGGTCATCCGGCGCGAGGAGAAGCTTCGGCGGGATCAGGAGGAGGTACTGGACCGGGAGCGGGAAACGGCCAGGCTGGCCGGCCGCCTGGACCTTCGGGAGCAGGAGCTCACCGATCAAGCCGCTGCCCTCCGGTCGGCCCGGCGGGAGCAGGAGGCCGCGCTCGAACGAACCGCCGGGCTCGGTCCGGAAGAGGCCCGGAAGATTCTGCTCGCCCGGGTCGAGGAAGAGAACTCCCGGGAGATCAGCCTGAGGGTGAGGCGGGCCGAGGACGAAGCTCGCCTGGAGGCTGACCGTCGCGCACGCGGGATCCTTGCCGTCGCCATGCAGCGGCTCGCCGCGGCCCGGACGATCGAGGGGAACACCACCACTGTCCGGCTTCCGGGAGAGGAAATGAAGGGCCGGATCATCGGCAAGGACGGGCGCAACATTCGCACGCTCGAAGGTCTGACCGGAGTGGACATCGTCATCGACGAGACGCCGGAAACGGTGGTTCTGTCCAGCTTCGATCCGGTGCGGCGAGAGATCGCCAGGCTGACGCTGGAGCAGCTGATCGCCGACGGAAGGATCCACCCGGCGTCCTGCGAGGCCGCATTCACGGAGGCGGAGTCCCGGATCGGGGAAGTGATGATCGATGCGGCGAACGGGGCGCTGCTGGAGGCGAAGGTGACCGGGGTCCACCCGGAACTGGTGAGACTGCTGGGTCGCCTCCGGTTCCGCACCTCGTACAGTCAGAACGTCCTCGCCCATCTGGTCGAGTGCGCCAATCTCGCGGCGATGATGGCGGCCGAGTTGGGCGCCTCGGTCGAACTGGCCCGCCGGGGAGCGATGCTCCATGACATCGGCAAGGCGGTGAGCCATGAGGTCGAGGGTTCGCACGCCGAGATCGGGGCGCGGGTCGCCCGCCGCTTTGACGAAGGCGAGTCGGTCGTCCACTCGATCGCGGCCCACCATGGCGAGGTCGAGGCCACCACGGTCGAAGCGGTGATCGTCCAGGCCGCCGACGCCATCTCGGCCGCCAGACCCGGCGCGCGCACCGACTCGCTCGAACAGTATGTCTCACGCCTGAGCGACCTGGAGCAGATTGCCTCACGTCCAGACGGAGTGCGGAAGGTATACGCGATGAAGGCCGGACGCGAAATCAGGGTGATCGTCGACCCCGGAGAGGTCACCGATTCGGATCTGCCGGTGATCAGCCGGCAGGTTGCCGCCGCAATCGAACGAGAGATGAACTTTCCCGGCCAGATCAGGATCACCGTGATCCGTGAGCTGCGGAGCAGTTCCACCGCCCACTAGAGGTGTGGCCAAAAAGTCCCGAGGGTATGGGGCCTGTCCCGTTCTCGTGTCAGCACCGGACCTGCCGTGCCGCCGGGACGCCCGGTGAGTCGTTAAGCTCAGCTGCAAATGGAGATCAAGACCGTCTTTCTAATCTTCGGCATCGCCGCTGCCGTGTACGCCGTTCTGATCAGCTTCATCGGACTGCGGGCCAAGGACTTCCCGTCGAGTCGCGGAGTGCTCGTCGGTCTGATCGCCCTCGGGGCCGTGCTGGTGATCGGCACCGGGACTTTCGCCGTGAAACTCTCGGTCCAGGAGCAGCAGGAGCGCGAGGAGGGCGATCAGCACGTTCCGGGTGAAGAGACGACCGAGGCCGCCTCGGCCACCCCGATCCGGATTCCGGCCGGATTGGTCTGAGTCGTACCGGGCCTTCATCCCACGGTTGATTCCGTCGGATTCGACGCCCCTGGCCGTCAGTTGGTCACAGCGCAGCACTCCGGGCCGCTCCCGGTAAGCTCGAGCCGGATGAAGCGGTTTCACGTCACCACCTTCGGCTGCCAGATGAACGAGCACGATTCCGAGCGGATGAAAGGAATGCTGCTTGCGCTCGGCTACACCGAGAGCGAGCAGCGGAATGAGGCAGACCTGATCCTGTTCAACACCTGCTCGATCAGGGAGAACGCGGACAATCGGTTCATCACCCATCTGGGCGAAGCAAAACGACTCAAGGGTGAGGATCCGAACCGGGTGATCGGGGTGGGGGGATGCTGGGCCCAGTCGGTGAAGGAGGAGGTGTTCAGGCGGTTCCCGTTCGTGGATGTGGCCTTCGGACCGGGGCAGATCCACCGCCTGGCCGAGTTCCTCACCTCGGACTCGTTGACTGCCCAGGGTTACTTCGAATTCGAGGACTTCTCGGGCGGCCTGCCCACTCACCGGGCGCGCCCGTTCCAGGGGTGGCTGCAGATCTCCCAGGGATGCAACTGTGTCTGTGCCTACTGCATCGTCCCGCAAACCCGTGGCCGGGAACAGAGTCGCGACCCGCTCGAACTGGTCGAAGAGACCCGCAGGCTGGCCGCCGACGGGGTTCGCGAAGTCACCCTGCTCGGACAGAACGTGAACAGCTACGGTCGGGACCTGCCGAAGGAGTCGCGGATCCGGTTCTCCGACCTGCTCCGGATGATCGACGGGATCGAGGGGATCGACCGGATCCGTTACACCAGTCCCCACCCGAAAGACATGCGGGAGGACGTGATCGAGGCCCACGCCGAGCTGCCGGCCCTCTGCGAGCACATCCATCTGCCGCTCCAGTCGGGATCGAGTCCGGTTCTGAAGCGGATGCGTCGCACCTACACCCGGGAGCGGTATCTGGACCGGGTGAGGATGATTCGTGATCGGGTCCCGGACTGCGCGATCACCACCGACATCATCGTCGGGTTCCCCGGCGAGACCGACGAGGATTTCGAACGGACCCTGGAAGTGGTCGAGGACGTCGGATACGACGGCGCCTTCACCTTCAACTACTCGCCGCGGCGAGGCACCCTGGCGGCCGAGATGGAGGATCAGGTGCCGCACGCCGTAAAGAAGGAACGGATGTCCAGGCTGGTGGATCTGGTCCAGCGCCGTGCCTTTGAACGCGGGCAGCGTTTCCTCGGCCGCAGCCTTGAGGTTCTGGTGGAGGGGCCGAGCCGTAACGACCCGACCCGGCTCCGGGGACGGAGTCGCCACAACAAGGCGGTCAATTTCGAAGGCGCTGCCCGTCCCGGTCAGATGGTCGAGGTCGAGATCAGTGCTGCCAGCTCCCAGACTCTGACCGGGACCGAGCGTCTGCTCACCGGCATCGGCATCTGAGCAGGAGGTCTCTGGTGCCCCGGATCGTGGCGATCTTCGGGCCGACCGGCATCGGCAAGACCGGAGTGTCGATCGAACTCGCCCGAATGCTCGAACATCAGGGCGAACGGGCGATCGCGGTCAACTGTGACTCGATGCAGGTGTACGAAGGGATCGCGACCCTCTCGGGGGCTCCCACGGCCGCTGAACAGGAAAAGCTCGAGCATCGACTGGTGGGATTCGTCCCGGTCGATCAGGAATTCAGTGCGGGCAGTTTCGCAACCCGGGCGAGGGCGGAGATCGACGCTCTTCTTGAGGAAGGTTCCTTGCCACTGGTGGTCGGTGGGACCGGGCTCTACCTTCGCGCCGCTCTGACCGATCTCGATCTCCGGCCACCGGTATCGGCCGAGCTGAGATCGAGGGTCGAGGCCGATCTTGCCGCGCGGGGGCCGGAGGCGCTCCACGCTGAACTTCCGGAACGGTTCCGTGAACAGGTCGAGGCAGGTGACCGAAAACGGATCGCACGGTTCACCGAGCTGCTCCTGGCCGGGCATGAGCCGGCCCCGGACCACGACCGGGGCGGGGCGCTCTGGACCCGTGATCTGCGTCATCCGACGCTACTGGCCGGACTGATCGAGAGCGATGAGACCCTGGTCGCGAAGATCGACCGCCGGGTGGAGGCGATGGCTGCCGAGGCCGGAGCGGAAGCCGATGCCGCCCTCGCTGCCGGGGCTTCACGCACGGTCCGGGCAGCAATCGGGTTCGACCAGTTCAGGACGGGTGATCTGGAACGGGTCAAGGTGCTCCATCGCCGCTACGGACGGCGCCAGTTGACCTGGATGAGACGAATGCCGGGAGTCGACCTGATCGATCGGGACGGCCGGTCCGATCGGGAGGTCGCGGGCAGGATCCTCGACCTGCTCCAGACGGGGCGTAGCGCATCGGATCTCCCATCCGGGTAGGTTTCCCGCCCGATGAAGTTCGAGAAGTGGCAAGCCCTCGGTAACGACTATGTGATCCTCGAAGCGAGTGAGCTGCCCTGGGATCTGACCCCCGGCCGCATCCGGAGGATCTGCGACCCGCATTTCGGGGTTGGGTCAGACGGAATTCTGTTGCTGTCGCAGAGCGGTGATCCGGCATATGTAGCCGGTCTGAGGATCTTCAATCCCGACGGCTCGGAAGCGGAACTCTCCGGAAACGGGGCCCGCGAAGCGATCCTCTACCTGCGCCGGAACGGATGGACCGATGCCGACCGCTTCTCGATCCTGACCGAGGCGGGTCCGGTGACCCCGCAGATCACCTCGGAACGCACCTGCTCGGTGGCCATGGGCAGGGCTGCCACCAGGTCAAAGGACTTTCCCGGGGGGGCTGAGGACGGAGCGGGAACGGTTCGTTCGGCCGGTCGCGACTGGGAGTTTCAGCACGTCTCGATCGGCAATCCCCAGGCCGCGATCCGGGTCGATGACCGGGAAGAACTGGAGCGGCTTGATCTCCCTCTGATCGGGCCCGGGATAGAGCAGAGCGAACTCTTCCCGAATCGTTCGAACGTCTCCTTCTTCGGAGTCGATGGCTCCCGGGTCCGGGCCCGGATCTTCGAACGCGGGGTGGGTGAGACGCTGTCCTCCGGCACGGGGGCGTCCGGGGCTGCCGTAGCGGCATTTCTCGCCGGGGCCGCCAGCCCGATCACCGTGGAGCTGGACGGCGGCGAACTGATCGTGGAGATCAGTGAGGATCTCGAGGTCACGCTCACCGGATGGGCCGACCCGATCATGTCGGGAGAGCTCGCCGCGGAACTGATCGGCGATCTCGCCCGGCTGGAGAACTGATCCGTGAGGCTGGAATGACCGTTCCGATCAACAAGGAGAGACCGTGGCTCTGACCGACCCCTCGAAACGACTTGAGGCGATCCCGCCGTACATGTTCGCCGAGCTTGAAAAGAAGGTCCAGGCCAAGCGGGAGGCCGGGGTTGATGTGATCAGCCTCGGGATCGGCGATCCGGATCGACCGACCTATCCTCATGTGGTCGAAGCGATGCAGGCTGCCGTGGCGGATCGCGGTACCCAGAACTACCCGAGCAACCGGGGTCGGGTTGAGTTCCGGCAGGCCTTTGCCAACTTCTATCGGAGGCGCTTCGGGGTCGAGATCGATCCCGAGAACGAGGTCATTCCGGCGATCGGGGCAAAGGAATGCATTTACAACCTCTGTTTCGCCTTTCTCGATCCGGGTGACCTGGCCCTGGCTTCCGATCCGGGCTACCCGGTGTACACGGGCGGGCCGATCCTGGCCGGGGCGGAACCGGTGCTGCTCCCGCTGAGGGAGGAACTCGGTTTCGCACCCGATCTCGAGGCGATCGATCCCGAGACCGCCAGGCGGGCACGGCTGCTCTTTCTGAACTACCCGAACAACCCGACCGGAGCGGTTGTCCCGGAGGGACTGTTCGAACGGGTGGTTGAGTTTGCCCGGGAGTACGAGATCCTGGTCGTCCACGACAACGCCTACTCGGAAACCACCTTCGACGGATACGTTGCCCCCAGCTTTCTGGCTACGCCGGGTGCTTCCGAGGTCGGGGTGGAGGTGTTCTCGCTCTCCAAGGGGTACAACATGACCGGATGGCGAGTGGGAGCCATCCTCGGTAACGCCCAGGCGATCGAGAGCTACTGGCGGCTCAAGACCAACGTCGACTCGGGGCTCTACGAAGCGGTTCAGCTGGCAGCCGCAGCCGCGCTCGACGGACCGTCCGATCCGGTCGAGGAGATGAACCGGGTCTACGCCAGCCGGCGTGACCTGGTGGTCGACACCCTGGCGGCGATCGGGGTCGAAGTCCCGCGTCCCCGGGGAACGATCTACGTCTGGGCCCCGGTCCCGGCCGGCCACAGCTCTACCAGCTTCTGCGAGCTGGTTCTGGAGCAGGCCGCCGTCGTGATCTCACCCGGCTCGATGTACGGGGCAAGCGGCGAAGGGTACTTCCGGATTTCGCTGACCACCCCGGACGCGCGGCTGGCCGAGGCGCTGGAACGGATGCGGGAACACCTCCAGAACCCCTAGATTCGACCCTCTGCCTCGAGCGTCTGCCGAAGGCCGGTCTCGAAGTCCCGGGGTCGAAACCCGAGTTCCCGACGGGCCCGGCTCGCG encodes:
- a CDS encoding competence/damage-inducible protein A — encoded protein: MNEGLPGTDQTVKAGILVTGTEVLQATIRDENGPWLSERLAGLGIELVATVVVADHREAVAHALGQFAGLGADLVITTGGLGPTADDLTAEVVADFCRRPLALDPAMENRIGEILARFARSSPAAVDRAALDAANRKQALVPTGAVALDPVGTAPGLIVPPRSGGGPLVLVLPGPPRELRPMWEAALEEPLMRDLIGRASPLHSRHLRMFGTPESELAMALREIEADGTSLEPLEVTTCLRRGEVEIDIRYRPGGEESVTALTSALAARFPRTLYSRDGTTIDRIVADLLGGHRLAVAESCSAGLLAARVTDLPGASAYFAGGVVSYSNRAKQDLLGVDPGLIAREGAVSEEVARAMAVGALDRFDADVAVAITGIAGPDGGSEEKPVGLVHFNARTADGREKAAAPVIPGGRNDVRERAALVAMHLLRWLLGGSGTRAAPPE
- the recA gene encoding recombinase RecA, whose protein sequence is MEPATEKEAKARTAALNAARSQIEKQFGTGLLMKLGDQAAKNVESISTGALPLDIALGVGGIPRGRIVEIYGPESSGKTTLVYHIIAEAQKRGGVCAFVDAEHAIDPIYARRIGVNTDELLVSQPDYGEQALEIVDVLTRSGAVDVVAVDSVAALTPRAELEGQMGEVTVGLQARLMSQALRKLAGNLNRANTLCLFTNQIREKIGVSFGSPETQPGGRALKFYSSQRLDIRRIETLKDGTEAVANRVRVKVVKNKVAAPFKQAEFDIEYGLGISREGSLIDLGIEHDLVQKSGSFFSYGETRLGQGRNNSKQFLAENPDIALEIETRILGKLGISRDGEPITDSSADENGKDSVKPVLKEAARTERKAA
- a CDS encoding RecX family transcriptional regulator, whose protein sequence is MRVWLAEREDDPELVEQTVRFLTENLALDDVRFSRVFADDKRDLAGWGARRIETTLRERGIAPELAREVASGPGESEVDRAVRVLAERGSQVDSDRERGRALGLLARKGYSAEDAYAAIRRLRNAA
- the rny gene encoding ribonuclease Y, with the protein product MSPGFFRSLFQRSDDDRAGTGDDPPEPVRNDAHAVRLAEVIRREEKLRRDQEEVLDRERETARLAGRLDLREQELTDQAAALRSARREQEAALERTAGLGPEEARKILLARVEEENSREISLRVRRAEDEARLEADRRARGILAVAMQRLAAARTIEGNTTTVRLPGEEMKGRIIGKDGRNIRTLEGLTGVDIVIDETPETVVLSSFDPVRREIARLTLEQLIADGRIHPASCEAAFTEAESRIGEVMIDAANGALLEAKVTGVHPELVRLLGRLRFRTSYSQNVLAHLVECANLAAMMAAELGASVELARRGAMLHDIGKAVSHEVEGSHAEIGARVARRFDEGESVVHSIAAHHGEVEATTVEAVIVQAADAISAARPGARTDSLEQYVSRLSDLEQIASRPDGVRKVYAMKAGREIRVIVDPGEVTDSDLPVISRQVAAAIEREMNFPGQIRITVIRELRSSSTAH
- the miaB gene encoding tRNA (N6-isopentenyl adenosine(37)-C2)-methylthiotransferase MiaB codes for the protein MKRFHVTTFGCQMNEHDSERMKGMLLALGYTESEQRNEADLILFNTCSIRENADNRFITHLGEAKRLKGEDPNRVIGVGGCWAQSVKEEVFRRFPFVDVAFGPGQIHRLAEFLTSDSLTAQGYFEFEDFSGGLPTHRARPFQGWLQISQGCNCVCAYCIVPQTRGREQSRDPLELVEETRRLAADGVREVTLLGQNVNSYGRDLPKESRIRFSDLLRMIDGIEGIDRIRYTSPHPKDMREDVIEAHAELPALCEHIHLPLQSGSSPVLKRMRRTYTRERYLDRVRMIRDRVPDCAITTDIIVGFPGETDEDFERTLEVVEDVGYDGAFTFNYSPRRGTLAAEMEDQVPHAVKKERMSRLVDLVQRRAFERGQRFLGRSLEVLVEGPSRNDPTRLRGRSRHNKAVNFEGAARPGQMVEVEISAASSQTLTGTERLLTGIGI
- a CDS encoding tRNA dimethylallyltransferase, whose product is MPRIVAIFGPTGIGKTGVSIELARMLEHQGERAIAVNCDSMQVYEGIATLSGAPTAAEQEKLEHRLVGFVPVDQEFSAGSFATRARAEIDALLEEGSLPLVVGGTGLYLRAALTDLDLRPPVSAELRSRVEADLAARGPEALHAELPERFREQVEAGDRKRIARFTELLLAGHEPAPDHDRGGALWTRDLRHPTLLAGLIESDETLVAKIDRRVEAMAAEAGAEADAALAAGASRTVRAAIGFDQFRTGDLERVKVLHRRYGRRQLTWMRRMPGVDLIDRDGRSDREVAGRILDLLQTGRSASDLPSG
- the dapF gene encoding diaminopimelate epimerase — its product is MKFEKWQALGNDYVILEASELPWDLTPGRIRRICDPHFGVGSDGILLLSQSGDPAYVAGLRIFNPDGSEAELSGNGAREAILYLRRNGWTDADRFSILTEAGPVTPQITSERTCSVAMGRAATRSKDFPGGAEDGAGTVRSAGRDWEFQHVSIGNPQAAIRVDDREELERLDLPLIGPGIEQSELFPNRSNVSFFGVDGSRVRARIFERGVGETLSSGTGASGAAVAAFLAGAASPITVELDGGELIVEISEDLEVTLTGWADPIMSGELAAELIGDLARLEN
- a CDS encoding LL-diaminopimelate aminotransferase, with amino-acid sequence MALTDPSKRLEAIPPYMFAELEKKVQAKREAGVDVISLGIGDPDRPTYPHVVEAMQAAVADRGTQNYPSNRGRVEFRQAFANFYRRRFGVEIDPENEVIPAIGAKECIYNLCFAFLDPGDLALASDPGYPVYTGGPILAGAEPVLLPLREELGFAPDLEAIDPETARRARLLFLNYPNNPTGAVVPEGLFERVVEFAREYEILVVHDNAYSETTFDGYVAPSFLATPGASEVGVEVFSLSKGYNMTGWRVGAILGNAQAIESYWRLKTNVDSGLYEAVQLAAAAALDGPSDPVEEMNRVYASRRDLVVDTLAAIGVEVPRPRGTIYVWAPVPAGHSSTSFCELVLEQAAVVISPGSMYGASGEGYFRISLTTPDARLAEALERMREHLQNP